In the Chryseobacterium sp. MYb264 genome, one interval contains:
- the pdxH gene encoding pyridoxamine 5'-phosphate oxidase — MENLHDKRKVYDKSQLIESEIKQNPIEQFRDWFLEASENPAISEANAMAISTVEEDGCPRTRMVLLKAYTHEGFIFYTNYDSKKGKAIEKNHTACLHFFWPNLERQIIIKANLERIAENLSDGYFHSRPKGSQLGAAVSPQSQVIPNKEFLEEKLKELEKTYENSEVPRPENWGGYIAKPYEIEFWQGRPNRLHDRIIYELINGLDWKISRLAP, encoded by the coding sequence ATGGAAAACCTGCACGACAAAAGAAAAGTGTATGATAAATCCCAACTTATTGAAAGTGAGATAAAACAAAATCCTATTGAACAATTCAGAGATTGGTTTTTGGAAGCCAGCGAAAATCCTGCGATTTCTGAAGCTAATGCAATGGCGATTTCTACGGTGGAAGAAGACGGTTGTCCGCGAACGAGAATGGTGCTTTTAAAGGCTTATACTCACGAAGGTTTTATTTTTTATACCAATTATGACAGTAAAAAAGGAAAGGCGATAGAGAAAAATCACACCGCTTGTCTTCATTTTTTCTGGCCCAATTTGGAGAGACAAATTATTATCAAAGCTAATTTGGAGCGTATTGCAGAGAATTTAAGCGACGGTTATTTTCATTCAAGACCAAAGGGAAGCCAGTTGGGAGCAGCTGTTTCTCCACAAAGTCAGGTAATTCCGAATAAAGAGTTTTTGGAAGAAAAATTAAAAGAATTAGAAAAAACGTACGAAAATTCTGAAGTTCCAAGACCTGAAAACTGGGGCGGATACATTGCAAAACCTTATGAAATTGAATTTTGGCAAGGTAGACCAAACAGGCTTCACGACAGAATTATTTATGAGTTAATCAATGGATTAGATTGGAAAATATCAAGATTAGCACCTTAA
- a CDS encoding RNA polymerase sigma factor, whose translation MNSNLEETFVAFLKENQRIVHKVCRIYTDNKEDHEDLFQEITIQLWKSFPGFKGDAKFSTWMYRVALNTAITLFKKAKKNDVTTEVDVSSLRIEYEIYEDDEHKLKRMYQAIYTLSDIEKALIMMYLEDKSYREIGEILGITEGNARVKMNRAKNNLKQQLNTK comes from the coding sequence ATGAACTCAAATTTGGAAGAAACCTTTGTCGCCTTTCTGAAAGAAAATCAGCGGATTGTACATAAGGTATGCAGAATTTATACAGATAATAAAGAAGATCATGAAGATCTTTTTCAGGAGATCACGATTCAGCTTTGGAAATCTTTTCCGGGTTTTAAAGGTGATGCCAAATTTTCTACATGGATGTACCGTGTGGCTTTGAATACAGCGATTACCTTATTTAAAAAAGCAAAAAAAAATGATGTCACTACTGAGGTTGATGTTTCTTCTTTAAGGATCGAATACGAAATCTATGAAGATGATGAGCATAAACTGAAAAGAATGTATCAGGCGATTTATACATTGTCGGATATTGAAAAAGCTTTGATTATGATGTATCTCGAAGATAAATCTTATCGTGAGATTGGCGAAATTCTTGGCATAACAGAAGGGAATGCAAGAGTGAAAATGAACAGGGCGAAAAATAATTTAAAACAACAACTCAACACAAAATAA
- a CDS encoding Fur family transcriptional regulator, with amino-acid sequence MDTLQKEKNIALIKDVLRNYLLEKGFRNTPERYTILEEIYNMDHHFNVDDLYLLMMQKKYHVSKATIYNTIEIFLDAGLIRKHQFGEKTLTSSSYEKSYFDKQHDHLVIYKKDSDKEIEEIIEFCDPRIQGIKEAIEDAFGVKIDSHSLYFYGTKND; translated from the coding sequence ATGGATACTTTACAAAAAGAAAAAAATATAGCTTTAATTAAGGATGTACTTAGAAACTATTTACTGGAAAAAGGTTTCAGAAATACACCTGAGAGATACACGATATTAGAAGAGATTTATAATATGGATCACCACTTCAATGTGGATGATCTGTATCTTCTGATGATGCAGAAAAAATATCACGTATCTAAGGCGACCATCTACAACACTATTGAAATCTTCTTGGATGCAGGTTTAATCCGTAAGCATCAGTTTGGTGAAAAAACATTAACTTCTTCTTCTTATGAGAAATCTTATTTTGATAAGCAGCATGACCATTTGGTGATCTACAAGAAAGATTCTGACAAAGAGATTGAAGAGATCATTGAGTTTTGTGATCCTAGAATTCAGGGAATTAAAGAGGCAATTGAAGACGCATTTGGCGTAAAAATTGATTCCCATTCGCTATATTTTTATGGCACTAAGAATGACTAA
- a CDS encoding pyruvate dehydrogenase complex E1 component subunit beta yields the protein MAEYTFREVIAQAMSEEMRKDESIFLMGEEVAEYNGAYKASKGMLDEFGPKRVIDTPIAELGFTGIAVGAAMNGNRPIVEYMTFNFSLVGIDQIINNAAKIRQMSGGQWNCPIVFRGPTASAGQLGATHSQAFENWFANVPGLKVVVPSNPYDAKGLLKSSIQDNDPVIFMESEQMYGDKMEIPEEEYYLPIGKAEIKKEGKDVTLVSFGKIMKLAIQAAEDMEKEGISVEVIDLRTIRPLDFDTILTSVKKTNRLVILEEAWPFGSISSEITYMVQQKAFDYLDAPIKRITTPDAPAPYSAALFAEWFPKLEKVKEEIKKAMYVK from the coding sequence ATGGCAGAATATACTTTTCGTGAGGTAATTGCACAGGCAATGAGCGAGGAAATGCGTAAAGACGAATCCATTTTTTTAATGGGGGAGGAAGTTGCAGAATACAATGGTGCATATAAGGCTTCAAAAGGAATGCTGGATGAATTTGGTCCAAAAAGAGTAATCGATACACCTATTGCTGAGCTTGGTTTTACAGGGATTGCTGTAGGAGCTGCGATGAATGGTAACAGACCAATTGTAGAGTATATGACATTCAATTTCTCTTTAGTAGGGATTGATCAGATTATTAATAACGCGGCAAAGATCCGTCAGATGAGCGGTGGTCAGTGGAACTGTCCTATCGTTTTCAGAGGACCTACTGCTTCTGCAGGACAATTGGGGGCAACACACTCTCAGGCTTTTGAAAACTGGTTTGCGAATGTTCCGGGTCTTAAAGTAGTTGTTCCTTCCAATCCTTATGATGCGAAAGGATTATTAAAAAGTTCTATTCAGGACAATGATCCTGTAATCTTTATGGAATCTGAGCAGATGTATGGTGACAAAATGGAAATTCCTGAGGAAGAGTACTACTTGCCAATCGGAAAAGCTGAAATCAAAAAAGAAGGTAAAGACGTTACGTTGGTTTCTTTCGGAAAAATTATGAAGTTAGCTATTCAAGCGGCTGAAGATATGGAGAAAGAAGGTATTTCTGTAGAAGTTATCGATCTTAGAACAATTCGTCCTTTAGATTTTGATACAATTTTAACATCTGTAAAGAAAACAAATAGACTGGTTATTTTAGAAGAAGCCTGGCCATTTGGTTCTATCTCTTCTGAAATTACCTATATGGTACAGCAGAAAGCATTTGATTATTTAGATGCGCCAATCAAGAGAATTACGACTCCTGATGCACCGGCACCTTATTCAGCTGCCTTATTCGCAGAGTGGTTCCCGAAACTTGAAAAAGTGAAAGAGGAAATCAAAAAAGCGATGTACGTAAAATAA
- a CDS encoding aminotransferase class IV, which translates to MENQYFTSGELNVKNRAFLFGDAVKVSFFVREGKLIMDEECYFFLMASMRKMRMNIPLTYTLEFFQSLFQKDIIEGQGIRNGIINFQVYRNYDEVTLAKSSISYFYQVTEMDDVLTVHSRPLELDLIKEINVNNNLLSNIRVHCPENIYGGIYAQENDLDDVILLNPNKRIARTTFGNLLFLEGNVIKVPKQTEGAYISPLMENFVTFLHKNNLADIQEHEIIAFESQKAEEILLISDEKGIFSVGKIRNKTFESSRFIEMVESWKKSF; encoded by the coding sequence TTGGAAAATCAATATTTTACATCTGGCGAATTAAATGTGAAAAACAGAGCGTTTCTTTTCGGAGACGCAGTAAAGGTTTCCTTCTTTGTAAGAGAAGGTAAACTGATTATGGATGAAGAATGCTACTTCTTTCTGATGGCTTCCATGAGAAAGATGAGAATGAATATTCCGTTGACTTATACTCTGGAATTTTTCCAGTCGCTCTTTCAGAAAGATATTATCGAAGGACAGGGAATCCGCAATGGGATCATTAATTTTCAGGTTTACCGGAATTATGATGAAGTGACGCTGGCAAAATCTTCAATTTCATATTTTTACCAAGTCACGGAAATGGACGATGTTTTAACAGTTCATTCAAGGCCATTGGAATTGGACTTAATTAAAGAAATAAACGTTAATAACAACCTTTTAAGTAATATCAGGGTTCATTGTCCTGAAAATATTTACGGTGGAATTTACGCTCAGGAAAATGACTTGGATGATGTTATTCTTTTAAATCCAAATAAAAGGATCGCGCGTACCACTTTCGGGAATCTTTTGTTTTTAGAAGGAAACGTAATTAAAGTTCCTAAGCAGACAGAAGGAGCTTACATTTCTCCTTTAATGGAAAATTTCGTAACTTTTTTACATAAAAATAACCTTGCAGATATCCAGGAACACGAGATTATTGCATTTGAATCTCAAAAAGCTGAAGAAATTTTATTGATTTCTGATGAGAAAGGCATATTTTCTGTAGGTAAAATAAGAAACAAGACCTTCGAGAGCTCCCGATTTATAGAAATGGTGGAAAGCTGGAAGAAAAGTTTTTAA
- a CDS encoding KUP/HAK/KT family potassium transporter yields MSEVTEGGHHFDLKKLSFVGVIVSLGIVFGDIGTSPLYVMKAIVNARKDGAAMPFDEYIEGALSCIIWTLTLQTTLKYVIIALRADNKGEGGILALYSLVKKLKKKWLYVVAIIGASTLVADSVITPSLTVMSAIEGLKIYNPETPVVLITLFILFIVFVVQQFGTASIGKFFGPVMVTWFLVLGIFGSIHIFDHVEIFRAFNPIYAYNLITHSSSAIVIMGAVFLCTTGAEALYSDLGHCGAKNIRISWIFVKSMLILNYLGQGAWLLDNYHLVHQGVNPFFGIMPEWAVLPGVILATAAAIIASQAVITGSFTMFSEAMSISFWPNQHIEYPSGVKGQMYIPRINWGLMAFCFVVVIFFQKSESMEAAYGLTITITMLMTTVLLLFWLSRTRVNKIFLIGFALVYVALESGFFYANVIKFMDGGWLTMVLGGFIAVCMYAWYNGRLIKSNFTQYVKIDKYVSIIKDMKLDETIPKYCTNLAYLSRAKRNDEVESKIIYSIIKKQPKRADHYFILSIVNQEDPYTFKYTVDEILPGTVYKINFLLGFKVDRRINDYFNMVLKDLMADGTIPSRSSHPSLRAHNIPPDLKYVIIDNTYINDILLTVKQKITLNIYNFVKYIGSDDFKSWGVTIHNVVVESAPITELTVYDNKIEQSGFIRHNS; encoded by the coding sequence ATGTCAGAAGTTACAGAAGGCGGTCATCACTTTGACCTTAAGAAACTTTCATTTGTCGGAGTTATCGTGTCCCTGGGGATTGTATTCGGGGATATTGGTACGTCGCCGCTTTACGTAATGAAGGCCATTGTGAATGCCCGGAAAGACGGAGCCGCGATGCCGTTCGATGAGTATATTGAAGGGGCTTTGTCTTGTATTATCTGGACCTTGACGCTTCAGACTACGTTAAAATATGTGATTATTGCTCTTAGAGCAGATAACAAAGGGGAAGGGGGGATTCTTGCACTTTATTCACTGGTTAAAAAGCTGAAGAAAAAATGGCTGTATGTCGTCGCCATTATCGGAGCCTCTACTTTGGTTGCTGATAGTGTCATTACGCCGTCACTTACGGTGATGTCTGCGATTGAAGGGTTAAAGATCTATAATCCGGAAACTCCGGTGGTTTTAATTACCCTTTTTATCCTTTTCATCGTATTTGTTGTTCAGCAGTTTGGGACAGCGTCGATTGGTAAGTTCTTCGGACCTGTTATGGTGACGTGGTTTTTGGTACTGGGAATTTTCGGATCGATACATATTTTTGATCATGTAGAGATCTTCAGAGCTTTTAACCCAATCTATGCCTATAATCTGATTACCCATTCTTCGAGTGCTATTGTCATTATGGGGGCGGTATTTCTTTGTACAACAGGAGCGGAAGCATTATATTCAGATTTAGGACATTGTGGTGCAAAAAATATCAGAATCAGCTGGATTTTTGTTAAATCAATGTTGATTTTAAATTATTTAGGTCAGGGTGCCTGGTTATTGGATAATTATCACTTGGTACATCAGGGAGTAAACCCTTTCTTCGGAATTATGCCCGAATGGGCGGTCTTACCGGGAGTAATTTTAGCCACGGCCGCAGCAATTATTGCGAGTCAGGCGGTTATTACAGGTTCATTTACCATGTTCTCAGAAGCGATGTCAATTTCTTTCTGGCCCAATCAGCACATCGAATATCCTTCAGGGGTAAAAGGGCAGATGTATATTCCTAGAATCAATTGGGGATTAATGGCATTCTGTTTTGTAGTCGTAATTTTCTTCCAGAAATCAGAAAGTATGGAAGCGGCGTATGGTCTTACGATTACCATTACGATGTTAATGACTACCGTATTGTTACTATTCTGGTTGAGCCGAACTAGGGTGAATAAAATTTTCCTTATCGGTTTTGCTTTGGTTTACGTTGCGTTAGAGTCAGGGTTCTTTTATGCGAATGTCATCAAGTTTATGGATGGCGGTTGGTTGACCATGGTTCTTGGTGGATTCATCGCGGTTTGTATGTATGCCTGGTATAATGGTCGTTTAATTAAATCTAATTTTACGCAATATGTAAAGATTGATAAATATGTTTCTATCATTAAAGATATGAAGCTTGATGAAACGATTCCGAAATATTGTACCAATTTGGCATATCTGAGCAGAGCCAAAAGAAACGATGAGGTAGAATCAAAAATTATCTATTCCATCATTAAAAAACAGCCGAAAAGAGCAGACCATTATTTTATTTTAAGTATAGTCAATCAGGAAGATCCTTATACTTTCAAATATACTGTAGATGAAATTCTGCCGGGAACGGTTTATAAAATTAATTTCTTGTTAGGATTTAAAGTTGACAGAAGAATCAATGATTATTTTAACATGGTTTTAAAAGATCTAATGGCAGACGGAACCATTCCTTCAAGAAGCAGTCATCCTTCTTTGAGAGCACACAATATCCCACCGGATCTTAAATATGTCATCATAGATAACACCTATATCAACGATATACTTTTGACTGTTAAACAGAAGATTACGCTCAATATTTACAACTTTGTGAAGTATATCGGAAGCGACGATTTCAAGTCTTGGGGAGTCACGATTCACAACGTGGTGGTGGAGTCTGCGCCGATTACGGAACTTACGGTTTACGACAACAAAATTGAGCAGTCAGGATTTATAAGACATAATAGTTAA
- a CDS encoding YqgE/AlgH family protein: MNYSYKGKILISTPDISGDIFSRSVVLVIEHNEQGAFGLILNKKNSQMSSKFKNFFDFKIEVYDGGPVENDKVFFIVKGKKVTEVYTEISNEFYLTEDIENIISAVLSGELDINDVKIFSGYSGWSAMQLDTEIQRKLWTVVDVYNLDYTSPNDQTLWKSIMQNLGGEYLLWANSPEDISLN; this comes from the coding sequence ATGAATTACTCTTACAAAGGTAAAATATTAATTTCCACACCTGACATTTCCGGCGATATTTTTTCCCGATCGGTAGTATTGGTTATTGAGCATAACGAACAGGGTGCATTTGGTTTAATATTAAATAAAAAGAACAGCCAAATGAGCAGTAAATTCAAAAACTTCTTCGATTTTAAAATTGAAGTATATGACGGCGGCCCTGTGGAAAACGACAAGGTTTTCTTTATTGTAAAAGGTAAAAAGGTAACCGAAGTTTATACCGAAATCTCTAATGAATTTTATTTAACGGAAGACATTGAAAATATTATCAGCGCCGTACTAAGCGGTGAATTGGACATCAACGATGTTAAAATCTTTTCAGGCTATTCAGGATGGAGTGCCATGCAGCTCGACACTGAAATACAGCGAAAACTCTGGACGGTTGTAGATGTCTACAATCTGGACTATACGTCACCTAATGACCAGACCCTCTGGAAATCTATCATGCAGAACTTAGGCGGAGAATATCTCCTTTGGGCTAATTCTCCCGAAGATATTTCTTTGAATTAA
- a CDS encoding DUF2147 domain-containing protein — MRKLLLTLMLSLFGVMSFAQIEGKWKTIDDETKQAKSIVEIYKKGDQYFGKVSQLLIKPADPNCTACKDDRKGKPILGMEIIRGLKKDGDEFTGGTITDPKSGKTYKCTVTRSGDKLNVRGYVGISLMGRSQTWEKVN; from the coding sequence ATGAGAAAATTATTATTAACATTAATGCTTTCGCTGTTTGGCGTAATGTCATTTGCTCAGATTGAGGGGAAATGGAAAACAATAGATGATGAAACAAAACAGGCCAAATCTATTGTAGAGATTTATAAAAAAGGAGACCAGTACTTTGGAAAGGTATCCCAGTTGCTGATAAAACCGGCAGATCCAAACTGTACCGCGTGTAAAGATGATAGGAAAGGGAAACCAATTTTGGGAATGGAAATCATCAGAGGTCTGAAAAAAGACGGCGATGAGTTTACAGGAGGTACAATTACAGATCCTAAATCAGGGAAAACGTATAAATGTACGGTAACGAGAAGCGGTGATAAACTGAATGTGAGAGGATATGTAGGTATTTCTTTGATGGGCAGAAGCCAGACTTGGGAAAAAGTGAACTAA
- a CDS encoding OstA-like protein, producing the protein MRLFLVLLLFISTFTFAQDKPKPAQRDPYLQNPVKNATPQQVKPGDRVKILNADEIKKDPAKYDGNRFLTGNVKIDHKGSILTADEVVMYEEENFVKAIGNVRLQNTDGSVITAAEMEYDGNTQKGVARKNVVLTDPKGTVIKTETMYYDRVLNQAYYNTGGTINDGKSTTYSKSATYYLTTRTIDLTGRVKIEDAQYVLEGDNVVQNQNTNIVNINGPTTITNKKDPKNRIVTDKGTYNTGTKEAFLYKNSKVYYNDKILTGDEMYYNQFSGFGKATGNVTLDDPNEKRYMKGGYGEIFEKQDSSMMTKSPYAVKILEKDSIYFSAEKIISYQRLDSLDPTKKKSFMRAFRKGRFYKSNAQGRADSLAFNETDGVLHMYRDPILWSGEKQVTGDKVEAYFNTQTEDLDSVRVIGNAFAISKVDSLTLKDEFNQVKGKFMNAYYQNNDIKEIKVIGNAQAITYADDFNEKTKENERIGISLTSCGIIGAFFEEKLMQIISCSIGATSDTYPMSKIEPSKRKFPDFNWNTKDRIRKWQDILVDTPNNEEVKYQADDELYNQAQEAVEKERAKEEAKKPKRTRK; encoded by the coding sequence ATGAGGCTGTTTTTAGTTCTCTTACTTTTTATTTCGACGTTTACTTTTGCGCAAGACAAACCCAAGCCCGCGCAGCGAGATCCTTATTTACAGAATCCGGTAAAAAATGCAACTCCGCAACAGGTAAAGCCTGGTGATAGGGTGAAGATTCTGAATGCCGATGAAATTAAAAAGGATCCTGCAAAATACGACGGTAACAGGTTTCTTACAGGAAATGTAAAAATAGATCATAAAGGATCTATTCTTACAGCGGATGAGGTGGTAATGTACGAAGAGGAAAACTTTGTAAAAGCAATCGGAAATGTAAGGCTGCAGAATACAGACGGTTCTGTCATTACTGCCGCTGAAATGGAGTATGACGGAAATACCCAGAAAGGGGTAGCCCGAAAAAATGTAGTGCTTACCGATCCTAAAGGTACGGTGATTAAAACCGAGACCATGTATTATGACCGCGTTTTAAATCAGGCCTATTACAATACAGGAGGAACCATCAATGACGGGAAAAGTACGACCTACTCAAAGTCGGCGACATATTATCTGACCACACGTACTATAGATCTTACCGGAAGAGTGAAGATCGAAGACGCACAGTATGTCCTGGAAGGTGATAATGTCGTGCAGAATCAAAATACGAATATTGTCAACATCAACGGTCCTACCACGATTACTAACAAAAAAGATCCTAAAAACCGTATTGTTACGGATAAAGGAACCTATAATACCGGAACGAAGGAGGCTTTTCTATATAAGAATTCTAAGGTTTATTACAATGATAAGATCCTTACGGGCGATGAAATGTATTACAACCAGTTTTCAGGATTCGGTAAAGCAACCGGCAATGTAACGTTGGATGATCCTAATGAAAAAAGATACATGAAGGGCGGTTACGGGGAGATTTTTGAAAAGCAGGATTCTTCCATGATGACCAAAAGTCCTTACGCGGTAAAGATCCTTGAAAAAGATTCTATTTACTTTTCGGCTGAGAAAATTATTTCTTATCAAAGGCTGGATTCTCTTGATCCTACAAAGAAAAAAAGTTTTATGAGAGCGTTCAGAAAAGGACGGTTCTATAAATCAAATGCGCAGGGAAGAGCAGATTCACTGGCTTTTAATGAGACGGATGGTGTTCTTCATATGTACAGAGACCCTATTTTGTGGAGTGGAGAAAAACAGGTGACCGGCGATAAAGTGGAAGCCTATTTCAATACCCAAACTGAAGATCTTGATTCTGTCAGAGTGATCGGAAATGCCTTTGCCATCAGTAAAGTGGATTCTCTGACGCTGAAAGATGAATTCAATCAGGTGAAAGGGAAGTTCATGAATGCCTATTATCAAAATAATGATATCAAAGAAATCAAAGTAATCGGAAATGCTCAGGCGATCACTTATGCTGATGATTTTAATGAGAAAACGAAGGAAAATGAAAGAATTGGTATCTCTCTTACTTCATGCGGAATTATCGGTGCTTTTTTTGAGGAAAAATTAATGCAGATTATTTCATGTAGTATCGGGGCGACATCCGACACTTATCCTATGAGTAAGATTGAACCTTCTAAAAGGAAATTCCCCGACTTCAACTGGAATACCAAAGACCGTATTCGAAAATGGCAGGATATTCTCGTGGACACGCCAAATAATGAAGAAGTAAAGTATCAGGCTGATGATGAACTTTATAATCAGGCTCAGGAAGCGGTAGAAAAAGAAAGAGCAAAAGAAGAGGCTAAAAAACCTAAAAGAACAAGAAAATAA
- a CDS encoding aspartate aminotransferase family protein yields the protein MQKDFFTYQAQTTKFAAGFEVEKAEGSYIYGKDGRKYLDFVAGVSANTLGHSHPKIVNAIKEQADRYLHVMVYGEYAQEKPVALCKLLAEATPDPLEITYLVNSGAEAIDGSLKLAKRYTGREEIVSFKDSYHGNTHGALSVSGNETHKREFRPLLPMVSFIEFNNENDFDKITEKTACVILETIQGAAGFLVPNENYLIQLKKRCEEVGALLILDEIQPGFGRTGKLFSFEHFGIVPDILVMGKGMGGGVPVGAFMSSRKIMETLAHSPKLGHITTFGGNPLIAASSYATLKEVLESGLMNEVEEKEKLFRELLVHPKIKNINGKGLMLAVNLGSPEYTLEVAQKCMDKGLIVFWQLYRNEYLRISPPLTLSLEEIREGCKIIIDVLNEN from the coding sequence ATGCAAAAAGATTTTTTTACATATCAGGCTCAAACTACAAAGTTTGCAGCCGGCTTCGAGGTTGAAAAAGCGGAAGGAAGCTATATTTACGGTAAAGACGGAAGGAAATATCTGGATTTCGTGGCCGGGGTTTCTGCGAATACACTAGGGCATTCTCATCCTAAAATTGTAAATGCGATAAAAGAACAGGCAGATCGATACCTGCATGTGATGGTGTATGGAGAATACGCGCAGGAAAAGCCTGTTGCTTTGTGTAAATTACTGGCAGAAGCGACACCGGATCCTCTGGAGATTACTTATTTGGTGAATAGCGGAGCAGAAGCGATTGACGGCAGTTTAAAACTTGCCAAAAGATATACAGGAAGAGAGGAAATTGTTTCTTTCAAAGATTCATACCACGGAAATACGCATGGCGCTTTAAGTGTTTCAGGAAATGAAACCCATAAAAGAGAATTTCGTCCGCTTTTGCCGATGGTTTCTTTCATTGAATTTAATAATGAAAATGACTTCGATAAAATCACGGAGAAGACCGCTTGTGTCATCCTGGAAACGATTCAGGGGGCTGCAGGATTTTTAGTTCCGAATGAGAATTATCTGATTCAACTTAAAAAAAGATGTGAAGAGGTAGGAGCTTTGTTGATTCTTGATGAAATTCAGCCTGGATTCGGAAGAACCGGAAAATTGTTCTCTTTTGAACATTTCGGAATTGTTCCAGACATTTTGGTGATGGGTAAAGGAATGGGCGGTGGTGTTCCCGTAGGAGCTTTTATGAGTTCTCGTAAGATCATGGAAACACTTGCACATTCTCCGAAATTAGGTCACATTACAACATTCGGTGGCAATCCTTTGATTGCAGCTTCAAGTTATGCTACTTTAAAGGAAGTTTTGGAAAGTGGTTTAATGAATGAAGTGGAAGAGAAAGAAAAACTATTCAGAGAATTGCTGGTTCATCCGAAAATTAAAAACATCAACGGAAAAGGTTTAATGCTTGCGGTAAATCTGGGATCACCCGAATATACACTTGAAGTTGCCCAAAAATGTATGGATAAAGGGCTAATTGTTTTCTGGCAATTATACAGAAATGAGTACTTGAGAATTTCTCCGCCACTTACGCTTTCTCTGGAGGAAATTCGGGAGGGCTGCAAGATCATTATCGACGTTTTAAACGAAAATTAA
- a CDS encoding START-like domain-containing protein: MAKHKVHYEFPMHCLSEILYEYLATAEGLSEWFADEVTEKGDDFFFSWGGSAAEKATLIRYKPEGFVRFRWEEDEGTKNFFEMTIVIDDITEDLALNITDFCEEGDENENAMYWENLIENLRIKLGAA; encoded by the coding sequence ATGGCGAAACATAAAGTCCATTACGAATTTCCAATGCACTGTTTATCAGAGATTTTGTATGAATATCTGGCAACAGCGGAAGGATTGTCTGAATGGTTTGCGGATGAGGTAACAGAGAAAGGCGATGACTTCTTTTTTAGCTGGGGCGGAAGTGCTGCGGAGAAGGCTACTTTGATTAGATATAAGCCTGAAGGTTTCGTACGTTTCAGATGGGAAGAAGACGAGGGAACGAAGAATTTCTTTGAAATGACTATCGTAATAGACGATATTACAGAAGATCTTGCCCTTAATATTACAGATTTCTGTGAAGAAGGAGACGAGAACGAAAACGCAATGTATTGGGAAAACCTTATCGAAAACCTTAGAATTAAATTAGGCGCTGCATAG